The Rhodopseudomonas palustris genome window below encodes:
- a CDS encoding phage portal protein, whose amino-acid sequence MLDRLKAFLAPPEVKASRTAKLLAFESGGVARWTPRDYSGLARQGYVSNAVVHRCVRLIAENAAACTFLVFDGAQEKEAHPLAQLIARPNPRQDGAALLETLVAHLLLAGNAYLEAVALGDAVHELYALRPDRMKVVPGPDGWAEAYDYAVGGRSVRFDQHAAPLPPILHLTFFHPLDDHYGLAPLEAAAVAVDTHNAAARWNKALLDNSARPSGALMYAGPEGGVLSEDQFARLKRELETTYEGAANAGRPLLLEGGLDWRPMALSPKDMDFLEAKHAAAREIALAFGVPPMLLGIPGDNTFANYQEANRSFVRQSVLPLATRIGNALAQWLAPQFGDGIRLVIDTDRIDALSSDRVALWERVSAAPFLTLNEKREAVGYAPLDGGDRLG is encoded by the coding sequence ATGCTCGATCGTCTCAAGGCCTTTCTTGCGCCGCCCGAAGTGAAGGCGTCGCGCACCGCGAAATTGCTGGCGTTCGAATCCGGGGGCGTGGCGCGGTGGACGCCGCGGGACTATTCGGGCCTGGCGCGGCAGGGATACGTGTCCAACGCGGTGGTGCATCGCTGCGTCCGGCTGATCGCCGAGAACGCGGCGGCGTGCACGTTTTTGGTGTTCGACGGCGCGCAGGAGAAGGAGGCGCATCCGCTGGCGCAACTGATCGCGCGGCCGAATCCGCGGCAGGACGGCGCCGCGCTGTTGGAAACGCTGGTGGCGCATCTGCTGCTGGCGGGCAACGCGTATCTCGAAGCGGTCGCGCTCGGCGACGCGGTGCACGAACTCTATGCGCTGCGGCCGGACCGGATGAAAGTCGTGCCCGGGCCGGACGGCTGGGCCGAGGCCTATGACTACGCGGTCGGCGGCCGAAGCGTGCGGTTCGATCAGCACGCCGCGCCGCTGCCGCCGATCCTGCATCTGACGTTCTTTCATCCGCTCGACGATCATTACGGCCTCGCGCCGCTCGAGGCCGCCGCGGTCGCGGTCGATACGCACAACGCCGCGGCGCGCTGGAACAAGGCGCTCTTGGACAATTCGGCGCGGCCCTCCGGCGCGCTGATGTATGCCGGGCCGGAAGGCGGGGTGCTGAGCGAGGATCAGTTCGCGCGGCTGAAGCGCGAGTTGGAGACCACTTACGAGGGCGCCGCCAATGCCGGCCGGCCGCTGCTGCTCGAAGGCGGGCTCGACTGGCGGCCGATGGCGCTGTCGCCGAAGGACATGGACTTCCTCGAAGCCAAGCACGCCGCCGCGCGCGAGATCGCGCTCGCCTTCGGCGTGCCGCCGATGCTGCTCGGCATTCCGGGCGACAACACCTTCGCCAACTATCAGGAGGCCAACCGCAGCTTCGTCCGCCAGAGCGTGCTGCCGCTGGCGACGCGGATCGGCAACGCGCTGGCGCAATGGCTGGCGCCGCAATTCGGCGACGGCATCCGCCTCGTGATCGACACCGACCGCATCGACGCGCTGTCGAGCGACCGCGTCGCGCTGTGGGAGCGCGTCAGCGCCGCGCCGTTCCTGACGCTCAACGAGAAACGCGAAGCCGTCGGCTACGCCCCGCTCGACGGCGGCGACCGGCTGGGGTGA
- a CDS encoding twin-arginine translocation pathway signal protein: MQQIELHPGPFGRQTVRDIMAALAIAAIMLLLAPVIGLMVLLFG; the protein is encoded by the coding sequence ATGCAGCAGATCGAACTCCACCCCGGCCCGTTCGGCCGGCAGACCGTGCGCGACATCATGGCCGCCCTGGCTATCGCCGCGATCATGCTGCTGCTGGCGCCGGTGATCGGACTGATGGTGCTGCTGTTCGGGTAG
- a CDS encoding MDR family MFS transporter: MSMSEHRRREPAGRHLLSDEAAAELSQIPTEVIDLGDAPPLAPANTLSQGEVRAILMSLLLAMFLAALDQTIVATALPTIGRQFGDVENLSWVITAYLLSSTAVAPVFGSLADIYGRRATIIASISLFIAGSVMCALAPSLLVLILGRALQGLGGGGIMPIVQTVISDVVTPRERGQYQAYFSGVWVSAGIGGPILGGAFAEHLHWSMIFWINVPLAAGALALLLPKMAKIPVYHRRRKVDWLGGVLLMASAMAVMLALTWGGTRFSWLSPTILALSGGAVLLAVCFVWHALRAPEPFLPLQLMGGTVVPWAMAAGGFAMGAMIGLTVHMPLYYEAVYHLTASQSGLALIPIAAVSVLGAAFTGRAMVKVERYKRIAILGTGFSALMAAAIAVTTPLPLWLFLALLSLFSIGLGTVFPVTVVSIQNAVARPQIGTATGAMNFFRALMASFTVAAFTAVLLIAFGGEIQLGGAEHRHAIGAVASADMVAAFRWVFAAAAAMLAASAICVAIMEERTLAGPEQTSPPPLEMAE; this comes from the coding sequence ATGAGCATGTCCGAACACCGCCGCCGCGAGCCGGCCGGCCGGCATCTGTTGTCCGACGAAGCGGCGGCGGAACTTTCGCAGATTCCCACCGAAGTGATCGATCTCGGCGACGCGCCGCCGCTGGCGCCGGCGAATACGCTGTCGCAGGGCGAAGTCCGCGCCATCCTGATGAGCCTGCTGCTGGCGATGTTCCTCGCCGCGCTCGACCAGACCATCGTCGCCACCGCGTTGCCGACGATCGGGCGGCAGTTCGGCGACGTCGAGAATCTGTCCTGGGTGATCACCGCCTATCTCTTGTCGTCGACCGCGGTGGCGCCGGTGTTCGGCAGCCTCGCCGACATCTACGGCCGCCGCGCCACGATCATCGCTTCGATCAGCCTGTTCATCGCCGGTTCAGTGATGTGCGCGCTGGCGCCGAGCCTGCTGGTGCTGATCCTCGGCCGCGCGCTGCAGGGGCTGGGCGGCGGCGGCATCATGCCGATCGTGCAGACGGTGATTTCCGACGTGGTGACGCCGCGCGAACGCGGCCAGTATCAGGCGTATTTCTCCGGCGTCTGGGTCTCGGCCGGGATCGGCGGGCCGATCCTCGGCGGCGCCTTCGCCGAGCATCTGCACTGGTCGATGATCTTCTGGATCAACGTGCCGCTGGCGGCCGGCGCGCTGGCGCTGCTGCTGCCGAAGATGGCGAAGATTCCCGTGTATCACCGCCGCCGCAAGGTCGACTGGCTGGGCGGCGTGTTGCTGATGGCGTCGGCCATGGCGGTGATGCTGGCGCTGACCTGGGGCGGCACGCGGTTCTCGTGGCTGTCGCCGACGATCCTGGCGCTGAGCGGCGGCGCGGTGTTGCTGGCGGTGTGCTTCGTCTGGCACGCGCTGCGGGCGCCCGAGCCGTTCCTGCCACTGCAACTGATGGGCGGCACGGTGGTGCCGTGGGCGATGGCGGCGGGCGGCTTCGCGATGGGCGCGATGATCGGGCTGACGGTGCACATGCCGCTGTACTACGAAGCCGTGTATCATCTGACCGCGAGCCAGTCCGGCCTGGCGCTGATCCCGATCGCCGCGGTGTCGGTGCTGGGCGCTGCGTTCACCGGCCGGGCGATGGTGAAGGTCGAGCGCTACAAGCGGATCGCGATCCTCGGCACCGGCTTTTCGGCGCTGATGGCGGCGGCGATCGCGGTGACGACGCCGCTGCCGCTGTGGCTGTTTCTCGCACTGCTGTCGCTGTTCTCGATCGGGCTCGGCACGGTGTTTCCGGTCACCGTGGTGTCGATCCAGAATGCCGTGGCGCGGCCGCAGATCGGCACCGCCACCGGCGCGATGAACTTCTTCCGCGCGCTGATGGCGTCGTTCACCGTGGCGGCGTTCACCGCGGTGCTGCTGATCGCGTTCGGCGGCGAGATCCAGCTCGGCGGCGCCGAGCATCGCCACGCGATCGGCGCGGTCGCTTCCGCCGACATGGTGGCGGCGTTCCGCTGGGTGTTCGCTGCGGCCGCCGCGATGCTGGCCGCCTCGGCGATCTGCGTCGCCATCATGGAAGAGCGCACGCTCGCCGGCCCGGAGCAGACCTCGCCGCCGCCGCTGGAGATGGCCGAGTAG
- a CDS encoding DNA-packaging protein, translating to MSEAELAFLDAQWDVFAHDHQRPPELAPNGAPWLTWLLIGGRGAGKTRGGAEWIRCQALGLAPFAREPVARIALVGETEHDVREVMIEGVSGLLAVHPPDQRPIWQPSRKRLEWSNGAVAQAFSADDPESLRGPQFSCAWSDEMAKWRYAQDAFDMLQFGLRLGSQPRQLITTTPRPTALLKRLLSDRSAVTTHAPTRANALNLAPTFLEGVMARYAGTRLGRQELDGELIEDRPDALWSRALIESCRVTEAPPLRRLVVAVDPPASSGKRADSCGIVAAGIAENGVTYVLADDSVAAATPTLWASKAIALWRRLDADALVVEINQGGDMVKAVIHEIDAGAPVTPVRAFRGKWLRAEPVATLYAQGRVKHVGGFAALEDEMCDFGTTGLSTGRSPDRVDALVWAVTNLALAPRAAEPRVRVL from the coding sequence ATGAGTGAGGCCGAACTCGCCTTCCTCGACGCGCAATGGGACGTGTTCGCGCACGATCACCAGCGCCCGCCGGAGCTGGCGCCGAACGGCGCGCCGTGGCTGACCTGGCTGCTGATCGGCGGCCGCGGCGCCGGCAAGACCCGCGGCGGCGCCGAATGGATCCGCTGCCAGGCGCTCGGGCTGGCTCCGTTCGCGCGTGAGCCGGTGGCGCGGATCGCGCTGGTCGGCGAGACCGAGCACGACGTCCGCGAAGTGATGATCGAGGGCGTATCGGGATTGCTGGCGGTGCATCCGCCGGATCAGCGCCCGATCTGGCAGCCGTCGCGGAAGAGATTGGAATGGAGCAACGGCGCGGTGGCGCAGGCGTTCTCCGCCGACGATCCCGAGAGCCTGCGCGGGCCGCAATTCTCCTGCGCCTGGTCGGACGAGATGGCGAAATGGCGCTACGCGCAGGACGCGTTCGACATGCTGCAATTCGGGCTGCGGCTGGGCTCGCAGCCGCGCCAACTGATCACCACCACGCCGCGACCGACCGCGCTGCTGAAACGATTACTTAGCGATCGATCGGCGGTGACGACGCACGCGCCGACCCGCGCCAACGCGCTGAATCTGGCACCGACGTTCCTCGAGGGCGTGATGGCGCGCTATGCCGGCACAAGGCTCGGGCGGCAGGAACTCGACGGCGAACTGATCGAGGATAGGCCCGACGCGCTGTGGTCGCGCGCGCTGATCGAATCCTGCCGCGTCACCGAGGCGCCGCCGCTGCGGCGTCTCGTCGTCGCGGTCGATCCGCCGGCGTCGTCGGGCAAGCGCGCGGATTCCTGCGGCATCGTCGCCGCCGGCATCGCCGAGAACGGCGTCACCTATGTGCTCGCCGACGACAGCGTCGCGGCGGCGACGCCGACGCTGTGGGCCAGCAAGGCGATCGCGCTGTGGCGAAGGCTCGACGCCGACGCGCTGGTGGTCGAGATCAACCAGGGCGGCGACATGGTGAAAGCGGTGATCCACGAAATCGACGCCGGCGCGCCGGTGACGCCGGTGCGCGCCTTCCGCGGCAAATGGCTGCGCGCCGAACCGGTCGCGACGCTGTACGCGCAGGGCCGCGTCAAGCACGTCGGCGGCTTCGCCGCGCTCGAAGACGAGATGTGCGATTTCGGCACGACGGGACTATCAACCGGCCGCTCGCCGGACCGCGTCGACGCGCTGGTGTGGGCGGTGACCAATCTGGCGCTGGCGCCGCGCGCCGCCGAACCGCGGGTGCGGGTGTTGTGA
- a CDS encoding HK97 family phage prohead protease, protein MLAPLSDAGLAPARLMLAADGSIEGYASLFGEIDQARDMVMPGAFTQTLKQRGVRKIPMLFQHDPAEPVGIWLDLVEDFRGLRARGRLIPDVARGRELLALLREGAIDGLSIGYRTVRGQIDPKTRVRRLYQVDLWEISIVTFPLLNGARVQTVKQTPPPSLQRRAAEAAWRSLQAAQTGSASAADAPALPARRGRTALTLSSRADRKQALASISRGR, encoded by the coding sequence ATGCTTGCCCCGTTGTCCGATGCCGGGCTCGCGCCGGCGCGTCTGATGCTTGCTGCCGACGGCAGCATCGAAGGCTATGCCAGCCTGTTCGGCGAGATCGACCAGGCGCGCGACATGGTGATGCCCGGCGCATTCACGCAGACGCTCAAGCAGCGCGGCGTGCGAAAAATCCCGATGCTGTTCCAGCACGATCCCGCCGAGCCGGTCGGCATTTGGCTCGATCTGGTCGAGGATTTTCGCGGCCTGCGCGCGCGCGGCCGGCTGATCCCCGACGTGGCGCGCGGACGTGAATTACTTGCTCTGCTGCGCGAGGGCGCGATCGACGGGCTGTCGATCGGCTATCGCACAGTGCGCGGCCAGATCGACCCGAAGACGCGAGTGCGGCGGCTGTATCAGGTCGATCTCTGGGAAATCTCGATCGTCACCTTTCCGCTGCTCAACGGCGCGCGCGTGCAGACGGTCAAACAGACGCCGCCGCCATCGCTGCAGCGCCGCGCCGCCGAGGCGGCCTGGCGGAGCCTGCAGGCGGCACAGACAGGATCGGCCAGCGCCGCGGATGCACCGGCGCTGCCCGCGCGGCGCGGGAGGACGGCCCTGACGCTGTCCTCCCGCGCCGATCGCAAACAGGCGCTCGCAAGTATCAGCCGCGGCCGGTGA
- a CDS encoding BrnA antitoxin family protein yields the protein MAKKTLKTFQPGRGYTKQDWDDADSPELTDEQIAALRPFAEVLPDLAASIRRGRGPNKAPTKKLVSLRLSREVIDKYKAGGDGWQSRIDADLRRINKIK from the coding sequence ATGGCTAAGAAGACGTTGAAAACCTTCCAGCCTGGCCGGGGTTACACCAAGCAGGATTGGGACGACGCCGACAGTCCCGAACTGACCGACGAGCAGATTGCGGCGTTGCGTCCGTTCGCCGAAGTCCTGCCCGACCTCGCGGCCTCGATCAGGCGCGGGCGCGGGCCGAACAAGGCGCCGACCAAGAAGCTGGTGTCGCTGCGGCTGTCGCGCGAAGTGATCGACAAATACAAGGCCGGCGGCGACGGCTGGCAATCGCGCATCGACGCGGACCTGCGGCGGATCAACAAGATCAAGTAG
- a CDS encoding TAXI family TRAP transporter solute-binding subunit, with amino-acid sequence MASPDGSGESLRKRRQRNRTRLRLATVLTVVLLGVGALGVVAYQVRPVTLRIAVGPPGSDDLKLIQALAQSFARDRSAVRLTPVITDGATPSLAAWSKGQADLAVTRGDLDLPADAQAVAILRKNVVTLWSVPGKGKKAGTVKSIADLAGRKVGVVGRTPANIKLLHVILAESGVAPDRVQTEQFATSAIAEMARDESLSAYLAVGPLDSKTTAEAIAATAKARGEPRFLPVDVADSISKKYPIYDSEEIPGSTFSSAPARPEDKVDTVSVNHLIVAKRALSSVEIAQLTRQIFAARQQLARELPIAGKIEAPDTDKAAAVPAHSGAAAFIDGTERTFMERNSDYIWGLVVLLSGLGSAGAWFRSYVTRDERASGARMRDRALALVAKARKAPSLDELDAMQHEIDRILRDMLDCYDDGAIDDLAPFNLVLEQFHHAVTDRRKTLTMPSGGIAPAHPDAIGAPGA; translated from the coding sequence ATGGCTTCGCCTGACGGCAGCGGCGAGTCGCTGCGCAAGCGGCGGCAGCGCAATCGTACGCGACTGCGGCTGGCGACGGTGCTGACCGTGGTGCTGCTCGGCGTCGGGGCGCTGGGCGTGGTGGCCTATCAGGTGCGGCCGGTGACGCTGCGGATCGCGGTGGGGCCGCCGGGCAGCGACGACCTCAAGCTGATCCAGGCACTGGCGCAGAGCTTCGCGCGCGACCGCAGCGCGGTGCGGCTGACTCCGGTGATCACCGACGGCGCGACGCCGAGCCTCGCCGCCTGGAGCAAAGGGCAGGCCGATCTCGCCGTCACCCGCGGCGATCTCGACCTGCCGGCCGACGCCCAGGCGGTCGCGATCCTGCGCAAGAACGTGGTGACGCTGTGGTCGGTGCCCGGCAAAGGCAAGAAGGCCGGCACCGTGAAGAGCATCGCCGATCTCGCCGGCCGCAAGGTCGGGGTGGTCGGGCGGACGCCGGCCAACATCAAGCTGCTGCACGTCATCCTGGCCGAATCGGGCGTCGCGCCCGACAGGGTCCAGACCGAACAATTCGCCACCTCGGCGATCGCCGAGATGGCGCGCGACGAGTCGCTTTCCGCTTATCTCGCGGTCGGGCCGCTCGACAGCAAGACCACGGCGGAGGCGATCGCCGCCACCGCAAAGGCGCGCGGCGAGCCGCGCTTCCTGCCGGTCGACGTCGCGGATTCGATCTCCAAGAAGTATCCGATCTACGATTCCGAGGAGATTCCCGGCAGCACCTTCTCGAGCGCGCCGGCGCGGCCCGAGGACAAGGTCGACACCGTCAGCGTCAACCACCTGATCGTCGCCAAGCGCGCGTTGTCGAGCGTCGAGATCGCGCAGCTCACCCGGCAGATCTTCGCCGCGCGGCAGCAGCTCGCGCGCGAGTTGCCGATCGCCGGCAAGATCGAGGCGCCCGACACCGACAAGGCCGCGGCGGTGCCGGCGCACAGCGGCGCCGCCGCGTTCATCGACGGCACCGAGCGCACCTTCATGGAGCGCAACAGCGACTACATCTGGGGGCTGGTCGTGCTGCTCTCCGGCCTCGGATCGGCCGGGGCGTGGTTCCGCTCCTACGTCACCCGCGATGAGCGCGCCTCCGGCGCAAGGATGCGCGACCGCGCGCTCGCGCTGGTCGCAAAAGCGCGCAAGGCGCCTTCGCTCGACGAGCTCGACGCCATGCAGCACGAGATCGATCGCATCCTGCGCGACATGCTGGACTGCTACGACGACGGCGCGATCGACGATCTGGCGCCGTTCAACCTGGTGCTCGAGCAGTTCCATCACGCCGTGACCGACCGGCGGAAAACGCTGACGATGCCCAGCGGCGGGATCGCGCCGGCGCATCCTGACGCCATCGGAGCCCCGGGCGCGTAG
- a CDS encoding PAS domain-containing methyl-accepting chemotaxis protein, with protein MFGRRSKNSPDALALMAAKAVRANIMVSDANLDIVYMNDAVTSLLREAESDMKKEMPNFNVDTLVGTNIDGFHKNPSHQRQMLKSLSSVHRATIKVGPRSFDLVATPLNNADGSRAGVVVEWADAAIRLQNVDFAGQVEAIGKSQAVIEFNMDGTIRTANENFLRTLGYALAEIQGKHHSMFVEPSMRGTPAYREFWAALNRGEFQAAEYKRIGKGGKEVWIQASYNPILDEKGKPAKVVKFATDVTEQKLKNADLAGQIEAIGKSQAVIEFNMDGTIINANDNFLNALGYTLAEIRGKHHSLFVEPHEREGGAYREFWASLGRGQYQAAEYKRIGKGGREVYIQASYNPILDLNGRPFKVVKYATDVTQQVLARMGNERVRSMMETVAAGAEELNASVREISATMTKSRETAAGAVERVANADAQAQRLTSAAQAMSGIVELINNITGQINLLALNATIESARAGEAGRGFAVVAAEVKNLANQAKQATDKIGEEIGSLNTISGDVAGALNAIKEAINHVSEYVTSTAVAVEEQSTVTSEMSTSMQRAAAEAASIAAG; from the coding sequence ATGTTCGGCCGCCGATCGAAGAACAGCCCCGACGCATTGGCGCTGATGGCGGCCAAGGCGGTCCGAGCCAACATCATGGTGTCGGACGCCAATCTCGACATCGTCTACATGAACGATGCGGTGACGTCGCTGTTGCGCGAAGCCGAATCCGACATGAAGAAGGAAATGCCCAACTTCAACGTCGACACGCTGGTCGGCACCAATATCGACGGCTTCCACAAGAACCCGAGCCATCAGCGGCAGATGCTGAAGAGCCTCAGCTCGGTGCATCGCGCCACCATCAAGGTCGGTCCGCGGAGTTTCGATCTGGTGGCGACGCCGCTGAACAATGCCGACGGCAGCCGCGCCGGCGTCGTGGTCGAATGGGCCGACGCCGCGATCCGCCTGCAGAACGTCGATTTCGCCGGGCAGGTCGAAGCGATCGGCAAGTCGCAGGCGGTGATCGAATTCAACATGGACGGCACGATCCGAACCGCCAACGAGAATTTCCTGAGGACTCTCGGCTACGCGCTGGCCGAGATCCAGGGCAAGCACCACAGCATGTTCGTCGAGCCGTCGATGCGCGGCACGCCCGCCTATCGCGAGTTCTGGGCGGCGCTGAACCGCGGCGAATTCCAGGCCGCCGAATACAAGCGGATCGGCAAGGGCGGCAAGGAAGTCTGGATTCAGGCGTCCTACAATCCGATCCTCGACGAGAAGGGCAAACCCGCCAAAGTGGTGAAATTCGCCACCGACGTCACCGAGCAGAAGCTGAAGAACGCGGATCTCGCGGGGCAGATCGAGGCGATCGGCAAGTCGCAGGCTGTCATCGAGTTCAATATGGACGGCACCATCATCAACGCCAACGACAATTTCCTGAACGCGCTCGGCTATACGCTGGCCGAGATCAGGGGCAAGCACCACAGCCTGTTCGTCGAACCGCACGAGCGCGAGGGCGGCGCCTATCGCGAATTCTGGGCGTCGCTCGGCCGCGGCCAGTATCAGGCGGCGGAATACAAGCGGATCGGCAAGGGCGGCCGCGAAGTCTACATCCAGGCCTCCTACAACCCGATCCTCGATCTCAACGGCCGGCCGTTCAAGGTGGTGAAATACGCCACCGACGTCACCCAGCAGGTGCTCGCCCGGATGGGCAATGAGCGCGTGCGCAGCATGATGGAAACCGTCGCCGCCGGCGCCGAGGAACTCAACGCGTCGGTGCGCGAAATCTCCGCGACGATGACCAAGTCGCGCGAGACCGCGGCCGGCGCCGTCGAACGCGTGGCGAATGCCGACGCCCAGGCGCAGCGTCTCACCAGTGCGGCGCAGGCGATGAGCGGCATCGTCGAACTGATCAACAACATCACCGGGCAGATCAATCTGCTCGCGCTCAACGCCACGATCGAATCGGCGCGGGCCGGAGAGGCCGGCCGCGGCTTCGCCGTGGTCGCCGCCGAGGTCAAGAACCTCGCCAACCAGGCCAAGCAGGCCACCGACAAGATCGGCGAGGAAATCGGCAGCCTCAACACCATTTCGGGCGACGTCGCCGGCGCGCTGAACGCGATCAAGGAAGCGATCAACCATGTCAGCGAATACGTGACGTCGACCGCCGTGGCGGTCGAGGAGCAGAGCACGGTGACCAGCGAAATGTCGACCAGCATGCAACGCGCCGCCGCCGAGGCCGCCAGCATCGCAGCCGGCTGA
- a CDS encoding Flp family type IVb pilin: protein MRRLISRFTSDTSAATAIEYALIAAGLSIVILVTVNGLGAKLNTSYSSVNTSLK, encoded by the coding sequence GTGCGACGCCTGATTTCCCGATTCACTTCCGACACTTCCGCCGCCACCGCCATCGAATATGCGCTGATCGCGGCCGGCCTCAGCATCGTGATCCTCGTCACGGTCAACGGACTCGGCGCCAAGCTCAACACCAGCTACTCCTCCGTGAACACCTCGCTCAAATGA
- a CDS encoding addiction module antidote protein → MVKVSKFDAADYLKTPEAIAAYLTEAFETDDAAYICSALDTAARAKGIGSIAKATGLSRESLYRTFKDTAKPEFETVRKVMGSLGVKLVAEPIEPAGA, encoded by the coding sequence CTGGTGAAAGTCTCCAAATTCGATGCGGCTGACTATCTGAAGACGCCGGAAGCCATCGCCGCTTATCTGACGGAAGCATTCGAGACCGACGATGCGGCCTATATCTGCTCGGCGCTCGACACGGCTGCCCGCGCCAAAGGGATCGGCAGCATCGCCAAGGCCACCGGCCTGTCGCGCGAGAGCCTCTACAGGACATTCAAGGATACGGCGAAGCCGGAGTTCGAAACAGTGCGCAAGGTGATGGGATCGCTCGGCGTCAAGCTGGTCGCCGAGCCTATCGAACCGGCCGGGGCTTAG
- a CDS encoding linear amide C-N hydrolase — translation MIASRRRFVTVSIAALVVGGALLAPAAQACTRLVYLGAGDQVITARSMDWARDIGTNLWIFPRGIKRSGEAGPNSAQWTARYGSVIASAYDIATSDGVNEAGLVANVLWLAESTYPKLDGGRPGLALSLWPQYVLDNFATVQEAVAALAKEPFTVVTAQLPDENRLATVHLSLSDKSGDSAIIEYIDGKQVIHHGRQYQVMTNSPTFDQQLALNAYWKQIGGTVMLPGTNRAADRFARASFYVDAIPKAENPVEAIASVFGVIRNASVPYGITTPDQPNISSTRWRTVVDHKRKLYFFESALTPNVFWVDLTKIDFSADKGAVQKLDLGPGQSNTFSGEVHDRFKPSEPFKFLGL, via the coding sequence ATGATCGCATCCAGGCGTCGTTTCGTGACCGTCTCCATCGCCGCACTCGTCGTCGGCGGCGCGCTGCTCGCGCCGGCGGCGCAGGCCTGCACCCGCCTGGTCTATCTCGGCGCCGGCGATCAGGTGATCACCGCGCGCTCGATGGACTGGGCGCGCGACATCGGCACCAATCTGTGGATCTTCCCGCGCGGCATCAAGCGCTCCGGCGAGGCCGGGCCGAATTCGGCGCAATGGACCGCGCGCTACGGCAGCGTGATCGCCTCGGCCTACGACATCGCGACCTCCGACGGCGTCAACGAGGCCGGCCTCGTGGCCAACGTGCTGTGGCTTGCGGAATCGACCTATCCGAAGCTCGACGGCGGCAGACCCGGCCTCGCGCTGTCGCTGTGGCCGCAATACGTGCTCGACAATTTCGCGACCGTGCAGGAGGCCGTCGCGGCGCTGGCGAAGGAGCCGTTCACCGTCGTCACCGCGCAACTCCCCGACGAGAACCGGCTGGCGACCGTGCACCTGTCGCTGTCGGACAAAAGCGGCGACAGCGCCATCATCGAATATATCGACGGCAAGCAGGTGATTCATCACGGCCGGCAGTATCAGGTGATGACCAATTCGCCGACCTTCGATCAGCAGCTCGCGCTCAACGCCTATTGGAAGCAGATCGGCGGAACCGTGATGCTGCCCGGCACCAACCGCGCCGCCGACCGCTTCGCCCGCGCCTCGTTCTATGTCGATGCGATCCCGAAAGCGGAGAATCCGGTCGAAGCCATCGCCAGCGTGTTCGGCGTGATCCGCAACGCCTCGGTGCCCTACGGCATCACCACGCCCGACCAGCCCAACATCTCCTCGACGCGCTGGCGCACCGTGGTCGACCACAAACGCAAATTGTACTTCTTCGAATCCGCGCTGACCCCGAACGTGTTCTGGGTCGACCTGACCAAAATCGATTTTTCCGCCGACAAGGGCGCGGTGCAAAAGCTCGACCTCGGCCCCGGCCAGAGCAACACCTTCTCGGGCGAAGTCCACGACCGCTTCAAACCGAGCGAGCCGTTCAAGTTTCTCGGGCTGTGA